CTCTCGCGATATGCTGCGGGTGCAGTACCCATCTCGCCGTTGTGGATCAATCTAATACTCGGAGGTATGTTATTCGGATTCATGGTGAAGATGCCAGCAGTTCCGTTCCATACATGGCTTCCAGACGCCCACGTTGAGGCGCCAACCGTGGGAAGTATCCTGCTGGCTGCAGTGCTTCTCAAGATGGGGGGGTATGGACTGTTCAGAGTGATAATTCCACTTATGGCAAACCCCGATGCATCCACGACCTTTGTCCTCGTCATTGCAGTCTTTGGCGTCGTGAGCATTCTCTTCAGTACTTTTGTCGCGCTGGCACAGAAGGACCTCAAGAAGCTTGTTGCATACTCCAGTATCGGGCACATGGGCTACATATCACTTGGAGTTGCAGGTGCGGTTGCATTCGGGACATCAGAGCTGCCAAGAATCCTTGCGGAGACGGGAGCGATGTATCAGATGTTCTCACATGGGATCATAACAGCCGTGCTCTTTGGATCTGTGGGTGTAATACAGCATGCAACAGGCACAAGGATTATCGAGGATCTCGGTGGGCTCACAAAACACATGCCAAAACTTGCTTTCGTGATGCTTGCAGGATTCCTTGCATCGCTTGGTCTTCCTGGCATGAGTGGTTTTGTCGCCGAGTTTGCAATCCTGACGGGTTCATTCTCACAGATCCCAATCTTCGTGCTTCTTGCTATGTTTGGAATCGTGTTTGTGGCAGCGTATCACCTGTGGGCAATCCAGAGGGCGTTATTTGGGCCATACAATGAATATCTTGGGGATATCCATGATATAGCAATCTATGAGCTTCTTGCGCTTGCGATACTTGTGGCACTGATCATTATACTTGGAACGCCAAACCCGATCTGCAATCATCTCTTTTCTGAGGTGATGCAACCAACGGCAGCAAATATACTATCGATTTTACCCAAAGGAGGTCTGCTATGAACTACGAACTGCTCTTACCTGAACTTATCGTCGCAGCTTCTGCACTCATCGTGCTTCTGGCAGTCTTCATCAAGGATGGTGGGAAGAAATTTGCAGGCTATCTAAGTATCATCGCACTTCTCACAGCACTCATTCTCGTCCTGAAGGATGGACTTGTCACACCAGCTGCGTACTTCAATGACACGATCGTAAT
This genomic window from Candidatus Syntrophoarchaeum caldarius contains:
- a CDS encoding F420H2:quinone oxidoreductase subunit M, coding for MTFGPITLILAVLLIGAVITFLTRTQKQARSVALVSSGIALLIALSMYLGFNGKNGMQYTESVTWIASLGIGYNVGVDGIGLPMVILATLISFLCVIYAWGEGHRPNQFFGLVLLMDMALVGVFVALDFFLFYMFWELTLVPMFFLIGIWGGPRKHYAAIKFLIYTHVASVAMMLAIFAMYYFNGAATGTYTFDMTYLLSRYAAGAVPISPLWINLILGGMLFGFMVKMPAVPFHTWLPDAHVEAPTVGSILLAAVLLKMGGYGLFRVIIPLMANPDASTTFVLVIAVFGVVSILFSTFVALAQKDLKKLVAYSSIGHMGYISLGVAGAVAFGTSELPRILAETGAMYQMFSHGIITAVLFGSVGVIQHATGTRIIEDLGGLTKHMPKLAFVMLAGFLASLGLPGMSGFVAEFAILTGSFSQIPIFVLLAMFGIVFVAAYHLWAIQRALFGPYNEYLGDIHDIAIYELLALAILVALIIILGTPNPICNHLFSEVMQPTAANILSILPKGGLL